In Amycolatopsis coloradensis, one genomic interval encodes:
- a CDS encoding helix-turn-helix domain-containing protein — protein MTSGYQPPVRRSTEKRERVRRHVVRLIDDMAPGLAKASERDLAAELGLSRSTVRATIEELVAEGL, from the coding sequence ATGACCTCCGGATACCAGCCACCGGTCCGGCGATCGACCGAGAAGCGCGAACGGGTGCGTCGCCATGTCGTGCGGCTCATCGACGACATGGCTCCCGGCTTGGCCAAGGCCTCTGAGCGAGACCTGGCAGCCGAACTGGGTTTGTCCCGCTCCACTGTCCGCGCGACGATCGAGGAGCTGGTCGCGGAGGGTTTGTGA
- a CDS encoding GntR family transcriptional regulator has translation MTRQHGRGTFTSSRQAASDATAGPPDAAKEFDETRWSSRLLAFKRPFVTPSRAGRLELRTGAPVLNVVRVLEEAGEPIAIEHLALPEDLAPGLIPADLVTRDLCLLPRERFGIVAQLAGETLEPGDANVEHAKLLGVDVHAPVLCAERLTRDTRGRVVALSETVYRGDRHPAKSTLSSGG, from the coding sequence GTGACGCGCCAGCACGGCCGCGGCACGTTCACCAGCTCGCGTCAGGCCGCGTCCGACGCAACGGCCGGCCCACCGGATGCGGCCAAGGAGTTCGACGAAACCAGGTGGTCGAGCAGGCTCCTCGCGTTCAAGCGCCCCTTCGTGACGCCGTCGCGGGCCGGGCGGCTGGAGTTGCGGACCGGCGCACCCGTGCTGAACGTCGTCAGGGTTCTCGAAGAAGCGGGCGAACCGATCGCGATCGAACACCTCGCACTGCCAGAGGACCTGGCACCAGGCCTCATCCCGGCAGATCTGGTGACCCGCGATCTCTGCCTGCTTCCGCGGGAGCGGTTCGGGATCGTGGCGCAGCTCGCGGGAGAAACACTTGAACCGGGAGACGCCAATGTGGAGCATGCCAAGCTGCTGGGTGTCGACGTTCACGCACCCGTCCTGTGCGCCGAGCGGCTGACGCGCGACACCCGCGGCCGCGTAGTCGCGCTGAGCGAAACGGTGTATCGCGGCGATCGGCACCCGGCCAAGTCGACGCTGAGCTCCGGCGGCTGA
- a CDS encoding aminotransferase class I/II-fold pyridoxal phosphate-dependent enzyme, which translates to MLQEFDAERLRPHPYEADSLFRAGYAEHLAVDPEHLVSGRGITEFIRLLTRILPRDRIAVVTPDYTDSIRCVANHLPPEQDEVDTVETRLSRIAEGMARYDFVVVSNPNNPLGLHIPVADLSEVCRANPGSTLIVDEAYVDFLDGSRRSMMSTGLSNVVVLSSPNKAFGIAGVRAGAMWTLDERLRKMISGERLNWPLSFLDSAVAIAALRESSWVERTRARLLANAEVMEGMLDRRFGGVVKGVPVHYRFVACENPQRNYEELMRAGVVVRVFGTGQPGRLPGLRITAPTDEDLPKLTQALAG; encoded by the coding sequence ATGCTGCAGGAGTTCGACGCCGAGCGGCTTCGCCCGCATCCTTACGAAGCCGATTCGTTGTTTCGCGCCGGCTACGCCGAGCACCTCGCGGTGGATCCCGAACATCTGGTCTCCGGCAGGGGGATCACGGAGTTCATCCGCCTATTGACGCGAATCCTGCCAAGGGATCGGATCGCCGTGGTGACACCGGACTACACCGACAGCATCCGCTGTGTCGCGAACCATTTGCCTCCGGAGCAGGACGAGGTCGACACTGTCGAAACGAGACTGAGCCGGATAGCCGAGGGAATGGCTCGCTACGACTTCGTCGTCGTGTCCAATCCGAATAATCCACTCGGGTTGCACATCCCGGTGGCGGATCTGTCCGAGGTCTGCCGGGCGAACCCTGGGTCCACGCTGATCGTCGATGAAGCATACGTGGATTTCCTCGACGGCAGCCGACGATCGATGATGTCGACCGGACTGTCCAATGTGGTGGTACTGTCCTCGCCGAACAAGGCGTTCGGCATCGCGGGCGTCCGTGCCGGAGCGATGTGGACGCTGGACGAGCGGCTCCGGAAGATGATCTCCGGCGAACGACTGAACTGGCCTTTGTCCTTTTTGGACTCCGCAGTGGCGATCGCCGCGTTACGTGAATCGTCGTGGGTCGAGCGGACCAGAGCCCGGCTGCTGGCCAACGCCGAGGTCATGGAAGGCATGCTGGATCGCCGGTTCGGCGGGGTGGTCAAGGGCGTGCCGGTGCACTACCGGTTTGTCGCCTGCGAAAACCCGCAGCGGAACTACGAAGAACTCATGCGAGCCGGGGTGGTCGTTCGTGTATTCGGCACCGGACAACCCGGAAGGCTCCCGGGCCTGCGCATCACCGCCCCTACCGATGAAGACCTGCCGAAGCTGACACAGGCCTTGGCCGGCTGA
- a CDS encoding polysaccharide deacetylase: MSQLDEKFPWEWPESQWRRIVDEVGAGEGLPAKNWPQGFTVAVAISVDVDNETLPLSRGVTNPGVLSQGQYGARVGLPRVLEALRRHSVPATFFYPVVSTKLDPAGVAAVQADGHEIGLHGWIHERCGELTAQQERELALRSAEALEKAVGIRPVGLRTPYWDFTTQTLPLIRELGLAYDSSLMADEQPYELTHREEPTGVTEVPVSWVRDDAPYFPDDALTKQALPPREVLRIWQDEFDAAYAEGGLFNLALHPHVIGHRSRIKILRELLEYVASRPGVWFATHADVAQHAAERRTCSPKR; the protein is encoded by the coding sequence ATGTCGCAGTTGGACGAAAAGTTCCCCTGGGAGTGGCCGGAGTCGCAATGGCGGCGCATCGTGGACGAAGTCGGCGCAGGAGAAGGCCTCCCCGCGAAGAACTGGCCTCAGGGTTTCACCGTGGCTGTGGCGATCTCGGTCGACGTCGACAACGAGACGCTTCCTCTTTCCCGGGGAGTGACCAATCCGGGAGTGCTTTCTCAGGGCCAGTACGGCGCCCGGGTCGGACTGCCGCGGGTGCTGGAAGCGCTTCGACGGCATTCCGTTCCCGCCACGTTCTTCTATCCCGTCGTCTCCACCAAGCTGGATCCCGCCGGTGTCGCCGCCGTGCAAGCGGACGGACACGAAATCGGATTGCACGGCTGGATCCACGAGCGATGCGGGGAGCTGACCGCCCAGCAGGAACGGGAGCTGGCCCTGCGCAGCGCGGAGGCGCTGGAGAAGGCCGTCGGAATCCGTCCGGTCGGCTTGCGAACCCCGTACTGGGACTTCACCACGCAGACGCTGCCGCTCATCCGCGAGCTGGGCCTCGCGTACGACTCCTCCCTGATGGCCGACGAACAGCCGTATGAGCTCACGCATCGGGAAGAACCCACCGGGGTTACCGAGGTGCCGGTGTCCTGGGTCCGGGATGACGCACCGTACTTCCCCGATGACGCCTTGACCAAGCAGGCGTTACCGCCGCGGGAAGTGTTGCGGATCTGGCAGGACGAGTTCGATGCCGCCTATGCCGAGGGCGGTCTGTTCAACCTCGCCCTGCACCCACACGTCATCGGGCACCGATCACGGATCAAGATCCTGCGTGAATTGCTGGAGTATGTCGCCTCCCGCCCCGGCGTGTGGTTCGCCACCCACGCCGATGTCGCGCAGCACGCGGCGGAACGACGTACGTGCAGCCCGAAACGTTGA
- a CDS encoding LLM class F420-dependent oxidoreductase, with amino-acid sequence MERWGITIPVPGVPLGQHKRIVEELHDWGYTDVWSSEKAGTDAFTPLVLASQWTDRLRLGTAVAPVYTRGPALLAMHATALADLAPGRFVLGIGASSQVIVQKWNAAEFTAPFQRVRDTLRFLRPALAGEKVHGVYTTFSIKDFRLDKPADPPPPVHLAALRPEMLRLAAKEADGAITNWFAPYDLPQIRKEAGPDIELAGRIFVCPTEDEVLARRLGRRLIAGYLTVPVYAAFHEWLGRGELLKPMLDAWATGDRRRALELIPDVLVDDLIVHGSPEFCRERIQSYSDNGLTTPIIALISTEGDPLEQVRSLGSARLRSGT; translated from the coding sequence ATGGAACGCTGGGGCATCACCATCCCCGTGCCGGGCGTGCCACTCGGGCAGCACAAGAGAATTGTCGAGGAACTACACGACTGGGGATACACCGACGTCTGGTCGTCGGAAAAGGCCGGTACCGACGCCTTCACTCCACTGGTGCTGGCATCGCAGTGGACGGATCGACTGCGACTCGGCACCGCTGTCGCACCCGTCTACACCCGCGGTCCCGCACTCCTCGCGATGCACGCGACGGCCCTCGCGGACCTGGCGCCGGGACGTTTCGTGCTGGGAATCGGTGCTTCATCGCAGGTGATCGTGCAGAAGTGGAACGCTGCCGAGTTCACGGCACCTTTCCAGCGTGTCCGGGACACCCTGCGATTCTTGCGCCCAGCGCTGGCCGGCGAGAAGGTCCACGGAGTCTACACAACCTTCTCCATCAAAGATTTCCGCTTGGACAAGCCTGCCGACCCGCCGCCTCCGGTCCACCTCGCCGCGTTGCGACCGGAAATGCTGCGCTTGGCCGCGAAGGAGGCCGACGGCGCTATCACCAACTGGTTCGCGCCCTATGACCTGCCTCAGATCCGCAAAGAAGCCGGCCCGGATATCGAGCTGGCCGGCCGGATCTTCGTTTGTCCCACCGAGGACGAGGTACTGGCCCGCAGGCTCGGCCGCAGGCTCATCGCCGGTTATCTGACGGTGCCGGTGTACGCCGCGTTTCACGAGTGGCTCGGCCGAGGTGAACTGCTCAAGCCGATGTTGGATGCCTGGGCGACCGGTGATCGGCGCCGGGCCCTCGAGCTGATCCCGGACGTGCTCGTCGACGACCTGATCGTCCACGGCAGCCCGGAATTCTGCCGCGAGCGCATCCAGTCCTATTCCGACAACGGGCTTACCACGCCGATCATCGCGTTGATCTCCACGGAGGGTGATCCCCTGGAGCAGGTGAGAAGTTTGGGATCGGCACGCCTGCGCTCTGGTACCTGA
- a CDS encoding ATP-binding protein produces the protein MESTETAVPARFSCPMDRSVRASFEELVPALDSEATTLRRQLTFWLEKLPLDPDSGCDIIVATYEALANVVEHAYPGERGWMRLYAEWSGDSVTVVVTDTGCGIPVTPRRPPDASTSRGRGLLLIDKVTDQLHVDTGQDGTQMTMIWRPAVLRQNTIF, from the coding sequence GTGGAGTCCACCGAGACCGCCGTCCCGGCCAGGTTCAGCTGTCCGATGGACCGCTCGGTCAGGGCCAGTTTCGAAGAACTCGTACCGGCCCTGGACAGCGAGGCCACCACCTTACGCCGGCAACTGACGTTCTGGCTGGAAAAACTGCCGCTGGATCCTGACAGCGGCTGCGACATCATCGTTGCCACCTACGAGGCACTGGCCAATGTCGTCGAACACGCCTATCCCGGTGAACGGGGCTGGATGAGACTGTACGCCGAATGGTCCGGCGACTCGGTGACCGTCGTCGTCACCGACACAGGATGCGGTATCCCCGTCACACCACGGCGCCCGCCGGACGCCTCCACGTCCAGAGGTCGCGGGCTGCTCCTGATCGACAAGGTCACCGATCAGCTGCACGTCGACACCGGACAGGACGGGACTCAAATGACGATGATCTGGCGGCCGGCTGTGCTGCGGCAGAACACCATATTCTGA